Proteins from a genomic interval of Oncorhynchus clarkii lewisi isolate Uvic-CL-2024 chromosome 15, UVic_Ocla_1.0, whole genome shotgun sequence:
- the LOC139366787 gene encoding cadherin-20-like, with amino-acid sequence MGDRLHHYLGGGRPVYTLLLPLALALLTLLCEAQGRMDRARSQEESRAGLLRRVKRGWVWNQFFVLEEYTGLEPLYIGKLHSDMDLGDGSIKYILSGDGAGTTFTIDDSTGDIHAIKRLDREVKAQYLLKAQAWNRQTDRPLEPESEFIVKIQDINDNEPKFQDGPYQATIPEMSTIGTEVIRLTATDADDPTYGNSARVVYSILQGQPYFSVEPKTGEVRVSLAGMDREVREIYSIIIQAKDMGGQLGGLAGTTVVNITLSDVNDNPPMFDQKLYQMSVLESAPVGSVVGRIRAKDRDIGINAEMRYSIIDGDGRDTFDISTDPTNLFGIITIKKPLNFESKASYTLKIEGANTHLDHRFLDKGPFSHVTIVHVSVEDIDEPPEFSSAAYYIEVSEEAEIGTVFKTVSARDPDASNNSIRYSIEMTTDLGKYFYIDITSGALMTVLALDREELSWHNITVLAMEMSNPSMIGSVSVAVKILDVNDNPPSLTHYFEAFVCESAKAGQLIQTVTAIDPDDPLGGQHFYYSLAPEAANNPNFTLRDNQDNTAWILTRRGGWSQQDQSVYYLPIFISDGELPVQTSTSTLTIRVCSCDVEGNVMSCNAEAYHLPASLSRGALIAILACIFVMLVMILLMLSLRSHRKKPYLHDEEDNVHENIVRYDDEGGGEEDTEAFDIAAMWNPHEAHLVGKQRQDMLPEIESLSRYVPLACVGWPGSVCVGGDSNVQGYVLSKLLEADLDPCAPPYDSLQTYAYEGEGSVAESLSSLQSGCSNTDHEYDYLNDWGPRFKKLAEMYGVLETNNPPMW; translated from the exons ATGGGAGATCGACTTCACCACTATCTTGGGGGTGGTAGGCCTGTCTACACCCTACTACTCCCACTAGCTCTAGCCCTGCTGACCCTGTTGTGTGAGGCCCAGGGCCGTATGGATAGAGCCAGGTCACAGGAGGAAAGTAGAGCAGGGCTGTTGAGGAGGGTGAAAAGAGGCTGGGTATGGAACCAGTTCTTTGTGCTGGAGGAGTACACTGGACTGGAGCCGCTATACATTGGAAAG CTCCACTCAGACATGGACCTAGGGGATGGCTCAATCAAGTACATACTATCAGGAGACGGTGCCGGCACCACCTTCACCATTGATGACAGTACAGGAGACATCCATGCCATCAAGAGGCTGGACCGCGAGGTCAAGGCCCAGTACCTGCTGAAAGCCCAggcctggaacagacagacagaccgaccccTAGAGCCCGAATCTGAGTTTATCGTTAAGATCCAGGACATCAATGACAATGAACCTAAGTTCCAGGATGGGCCCTACCAAGCCACCATACCTGAGATGTCAACCATCG GCACTGAGGTGATTCGGCTGACCGCTACAGATGCTGATGACCCTACATATGGTAACAGTGCCAGAGTGGTCTACAGCATCCTACAAGGACAGCCATACTTCTCTGTGGAGCCCAAGACTG GCGAGGTGCGTGTGTCTCTGGCGGGCATGGACCGAGAGGTCAGAGAGATCTACTCCATCATCATCCAGGCCAAGGACATGGGAGGCCAGCTAGGGGGTCTGGCTGGAACCACTGTCGTCAACATCACCCTCAGCGACGTCAACGATAACCCACCCATGTTTGATCAGA AGCTGTATCAGATGAGCGTTCTGGAGTCGGCTCCCGTGGGGTCTGTTGTGGGTCGTATCCGGGCGAAGGATCGTGACATTGGCATCAACGCAGAGATGAGGTACAGCATCATTGACGGAGACGGGAGGGACACCTTCGACATCAGCACAGACCCCACCAACCTGTTTGGCATCATCACCATCAAAAAG ccTCTGAACTTTGAGAGCAAAGCAAGCTACACTCTGAAGATAGAAGGAGCCAACACACACCTGGACCACCGTTTTCTGGACAAGGGCCCGTTCAGCCATGTTACCATTGTTCACGTCAGCGTAGAGGATATAGACGAGCCCCCAGAGTTTAGCTCTGCTGCATACTACATAGAGGTCTCTGAAGAAGCAGAGATTGGCACAGTGTTCAAGACGGTCTCTGCCAGAGACCCTGATGCTTCCAATAACTCCATCAG GTATTCCATAGAGATGACCACAGACTTGGGGAAATATTTCTACATTGACATCACTTCCGGGGCGTTGATGACGGTGCTGGCGCTGGACAGAGAAGAGTTATCCTGGCATAACATCACCGTCCTGGCAATGGAGATGa GTAATCCCAGTATGATCGGGAGTGTGTCTGTAGCTGTGAAGATTCTGGACGTGAATGATAACCCTCCATCGCTGACACACTATTTTGAAGCATTCGTCTGTGAGAGCGCCAAGGCTGGACAG CTGATTCAGACAGTGACAGCAATAGACCCAGATGATCCTCTGGGAGGTCAGCATTTCTACTACAGCCTGGCACCAGAGGCTGCTAACAATCCCAACTTCACCCTCAGAGACAACCAAG ACAACACAGCATGGATCCTGACGCGGCGTGGGGGTTGGTCTCAGCAGGACCAGTCAGTCTACTACCTTCCTATCTTTATCTCAGATGGAGAGCTGCCGGTCCAGACCAGCACCAGCACCCTGACTATCCGTGTGTGTAGCTGCGATGTGGAGGGCAACGTTATGTCCTGTAATGCTGAGGCCTACCACCTACCGGCTAGTCTGAGCAGAGGGGCACTCATCGCCATACTGGCATGTATCTTCGTGATGCTCG TGATGATCTTGCTCATGTTGTCCCTCCGGAGCCACCGTAAGAAGCCCTACCTGCACGATGAGGAAGACAACGTCCACGAGAACATCGTCCGCTACGATGACGAGGGGGGCGGAGAGGAGGACACTGAGGCCTTCGACATCGCTGCCATGTGGAACCCCCACGAGGCCCACCTAGTGGGGAAGCAGCGTCAGGACATGCTGCCCGAAATCGAGAGCCTTTCACGCTACGTTCCCCTTGCATGTGTGGGCTGGCCAGGGAGCGTTTGTGTTGGTGGAGACAGCAACGTGCAGGGGTA